Genomic segment of Candidatus Planktophila sp.:
CCCAAGGAGCGCGAATTGGCCGGCGCTAAAACTCATGGAGCGAGTATAGGTATCACTCAGGGGATTAATTTGTACAAATTATTCAGTATTTGGTACGATATTTGCATGACCGATTTATCTATATCTGAAGCCCGAGCCGAACTATCTGGTGCCATTGCCTTGGCTGAAAAGCGGCCCGTTACTATCTCTAGACACGGCAAGCCAATCGCAGTCCTTATTACTCCCTCACTCTATGAAAAATTTGTTGAATCAATGGAAGAGCTTGAAGACATAGTGGATTTTGATAAGGCCTCAACTGAAAACGATCCATCGATTCCATGGGAGCAGGTTAAAAAGGACCTTGGATTGTTTTGAGTAGATACACAATTACAGTAAAAAAACAGGCCGAGAAATATCTCCACACGCTTCCAAAGAGAGATCGATTGAGGATAATCGGAGTGATTGAACTGCTCGGCGATAACCCACTACCGCCTAAAGCTTTGAAACTCACGGGCCGAGAGGGCTATCGCATCCGAGTTGGTGATTACCGGATTATCTACTCATTTAGCAGCAAGCAGTTAAGTATCCTCATCATCAAGATTGGTAATCGCAAAGCGATTTAGGGAGTCGGTGAGTGCGTGTTTAGGGTTCGCATTTTGAGCAAATTTATAGAACTAATTTGCAGTGGTTGAAAGAAAAAGGGCAATCATTGGGTTCATAAACTTTGTCATTGATTGCTCCCGCAACAAACCTACTCGTTGCAGGCCAATCAGTTCGAAGCCATCGTGCTACAACTAGAACACTAACCTCATTTGCTCCTAAACTTCTGAGTTTGGCTGCCAATGACTGTGCGTGCGCGCCAGTAGTCCACGTATCTTCAAGAATTAGAGTATGGCCGAGAGCCCTAGAAATTGAATGCAACTCGTACTGATCTGGATTTAACTCTCTGCTTTCAGATTCTGTCGGAAGAACATATTTTGCTTCTACAAACTCTAAGTTAAACTCTTGACTAAGATATTCAGTAACTCTTCGTAGAGGGTGTGATACCCGTCCTTTAGACGAAGGTACATAGGTAATTGATTGAATTGGATTCTGAATACAATTAATGTGAAGCCCAATGGCAGTTATAATTAATAGAATGATATTCAAATAGAGTTCGCTGGGTTCTAACTCAGGATCAAAATTCTCTTTGTAGCCATGCATCAAGAGCATCGATTGAGAATTATTATTAGCATACGCAATTGGGTAAACATGGTCTGCTAATTGGAGTCCTTGTGCGATTGACGCAACTCGAGCACTGTTACAAGCTTTACACACACTGTACCCATTCACTGGAGTTCTACACACTTCGCAAAAATCACTGCCTTGTTGAGTACCGTAGAGGTAACCACCCACAACTCTTCTCAAATAATCTGCATACGCGCTAAGCGCTTCCTTATCCATGGAACTAAACTATTTGAGATATTAGTTCACGAACCACTTGAGGAATAGGTTGTGAATATTCAAGAGCAAGATCAATGGCTTCAGAGACATTTTGTGCCACAAATACGCCTGGGTGCTTACTTAACTCCTTTGCCCAAAGAGTCTGGTCTACAACTCGTTGGGTTAGAATTACTGAACGACCATGAGCAATAGCTACTCGACCTTGAATTCGAGTTCCACTATTTTCACCAGCCTCAACAATTAGACTGGCTCGACTGTAACCAGACATAACGGCATTTCTCATCGGAAATGAGTATTTAGTGGGCGAAAACCCTGGTTGGAATTGAGAAAGAACCAATCCCTCGCTAGCAATCCTGTTTTGTAAACTCATATTTGTTGGTGGATAAGAAATATCAAGACCGTTTCCGAGTATGGCAACTGTTCTCATACCATGCTTCAGCGCCTCTGTGTGCGCGCAAGTATCCACACCTAAAGCTAATCCAGAAACTATTGTAACATCCGAATTTCTTAAACCCTTAATCAAATCTGCCACATAACTCAGTGCCCATTCCGATGGTGTTCTTGTTCCCACCACGCTCAAAGCTTGAGTCTCTACTTTCAAGATACCTTTGATCCAAATAACCGCCGGCATTTCATGAATTGTCGCTAACTGCTCTGGATAATCTGAGTCGAAACAAGAAAGCATTCTTAAGCCTGCGGTTTTTGATCTAGCAATAACATCGCTTGCATCTTCGAGCAATTTCCGGCCAATTTCATCTTCAAACAACGTGGTTGAAAACTTCTGATCCCATACGGCGCTAATTCCTCCGGAGAGACGAATATCGTCAATTAGTTTGAACGTAGAAGTCTTCTTATCTGGTGCAATGGACATGGCCAGAAGTTGTAAGAGTTCATTTTGCGGAATCGAGCTCATGTATTAACAATATCTTCCTACACTGACTAAAGCGTTAATTGCCTGAATATTGTCCCTCTACCAATAATCTCTGAGAGCGAATCGCTGACTTTGGATGTAGCCTTCAGGATCAACCTTCAAGAATCGAACTAAACAAGGCGTGCTCAAGTGTTCGCATTCAGTTCGCCAAATAGATCATTAAGGTTTTTAGATTTTTTCACCCTCCCAGCTCGTGCGGCCTTCATAGCGGCGATGGTTTTTTTGTTTGGAATAAGTGGGTCAAATGGCAGAGCTTTGTCCTGCACAACACGGATAAGCATCATTCGATAGGCATCAGAAAGGGTGAGGCCGGCGGCGGCCAAAATGTCGGCGGCTTCTTCTTTGAGTTTGCCGTTTACGCGGGCTCGAACTACTGAATCTGCAAGCATTATTGAGGCTCCATTTCTTGATGTGGCTACATTGTAGCCACAATTTGAATCTCGTGCCAAGCCGTTGGAATTGAAGATTCCAGAAGTTTCTTGACCTCGAACTGCCGAAAATAAACGATAAACCTCACACGCTGACTGTTAGGTTTTATGGAAATTGAAACTCGGTTTACGCTCAATCCGCTTAAAGAGAAATGTTAAACCTAACACCCTGACTGTTAGGTTTTAAAAGATGAAACAAATTGATTACAAGAATTGAGTAAGGGTAAAAGGATTCCCGCGCCAACAGGGCACTCAGGTGAAGGGACCTGAGTACTGGTTAGATTGTGTCTATGAGAATTCAACCTGGCTTTAGAACTCCCCGTACCACCTTAGTAGGGCTACTAATCACGGTCCTGGCGGGCATCGTGATGCCGGCCATTAGTTCAGCGGCAGCGCCTGATGTCGTAAAGCTAGTTGTGCACTACCAGCGCCCAGCCGGTGATTATGCAGGCTGGAACTTGTGGCTCTGGAAGAACTCATCTAATAACGCCTTAGACAAATCCATTGATCCAAAAGGAGTCCAGTTCAATGGCGATGACAGTTTTGGCAAAGTTTTAACTTTAGAGATTCCCGACATGAAGGGTTTTGACGATATTGGCATCATCGTTCGCTTGAATGATTGGGCACAAAAAGATGTCGACGCCGATCGTTTTATCAGCGTTTTTGATGCAAATGGAAAGGCAGAAGTCTGGCTGCGCAAAGGTGATACACAGATTCACTACTCGCTGCCAACTGAGGCGGTTAAGGAAAATCCTGCTATTGCGCAGGCAAAGATTTACGACTCGTTAGAGTTTTCAAAGAAGTACACCTATAAAGGTGATGATTTAGGAAATACATATAGCAAAAGTAAAACTGCATTTCGCGTATGGGCACCGACAGCAACCGAGGTTTCAATGGTTACATATGCTTCGGCCGAAAGTAATGCATCAACTGGAGTTGTTGTTGCGATGAAAAGTGATGTAAATGGAACGTGGACGACATCACTAAGCGGTGATAAGAATGGTTTGATTTATAACTACCGTGTTACAGTCGATGGG
This window contains:
- a CDS encoding type II toxin-antitoxin system Phd/YefM family antitoxin; translated protein: PKERELAGAKTHGASIGITQGINLYKLFSIWYDICMTDLSISEARAELSGAIALAEKRPVTISRHGKPIAVLITPSLYEKFVESMEELEDIVDFDKASTENDPSIPWEQVKKDLGLF
- a CDS encoding type II toxin-antitoxin system RelE/ParE family toxin, which translates into the protein MSRYTITVKKQAEKYLHTLPKRDRLRIIGVIELLGDNPLPPKALKLTGREGYRIRVGDYRIIYSFSSKQLSILIIKIGNRKAI
- a CDS encoding DNA-processing protein DprA; this encodes MSSIPQNELLQLLAMSIAPDKKTSTFKLIDDIRLSGGISAVWDQKFSTTLFEDEIGRKLLEDASDVIARSKTAGLRMLSCFDSDYPEQLATIHEMPAVIWIKGILKVETQALSVVGTRTPSEWALSYVADLIKGLRNSDVTIVSGLALGVDTCAHTEALKHGMRTVAILGNGLDISYPPTNMSLQNRIASEGLVLSQFQPGFSPTKYSFPMRNAVMSGYSRASLIVEAGENSGTRIQGRVAIAHGRSVILTQRVVDQTLWAKELSKHPGVFVAQNVSEAIDLALEYSQPIPQVVRELISQIV
- a CDS encoding type II toxin-antitoxin system RelB/DinJ family antitoxin gives rise to the protein MLADSVVRARVNGKLKEEAADILAAAGLTLSDAYRMMLIRVVQDKALPFDPLIPNKKTIAAMKAARAGRVKKSKNLNDLFGELNANT